The DNA window TTTTATGACGACCCTGGTGCAGGATTGGGTCAACAGTATCGTCCAGTATGCCGACCTCCTGTGACTTTGAATTCATGAAAGCGGCGCTCGCTTCGGCTCTGTCTGCCGCGCAGTGCGGTGACGTACCGGTGGGTGCTGTTGTCGTGAAAGAAGGGAAGGTCATCGGGCGCGGGCAAAACCGTTGTCAGAGTAAAAACGACCCTACGGCGCACGCCGAGATCGAGGCTATTCGGGAAGCTGGTAAAACCATCGGCGACTGGCGGCTGACAGGCTGTACGCTGTATGTGACGTTGGAACCTTGTGCGATGTGTGCCGGTGCGGCGGTGAATGCCCGTATTGAACGCGTTGTCATCGGTACAAGGGAAGACAGGACCGGCTG is part of the Oscillospiraceae bacterium genome and encodes:
- the tadA gene encoding tRNA adenosine(34) deaminase TadA; protein product: MPTSCDFEFMKAALASALSAAQCGDVPVGAVVVKEGKVIGRGQNRCQSKNDPTAHAEIEAIREAGKTIGDWRLTGCTLYVTLEPCAMCAGAAVNARIERVVIGTREDRTGCCGSICNIFAMPFSGQIRIETGVLEEECRNLLQGFFKDAR